Proteins co-encoded in one Macrobrachium rosenbergii isolate ZJJX-2024 chromosome 54, ASM4041242v1, whole genome shotgun sequence genomic window:
- the mRpL55 gene encoding large ribosomal subunit protein mL55 isoform X2, with translation MNISTCNVMGSLIRGFSTSARIDINCHRTSIARIGRLTYTRVYPTTLVQSDGSTIMIRYHEPRQIIKMPIDITTLTEAERRKRLEARKPKVKVLIDDDIEDDFNLDNYQHLWKKK, from the exons aTGAACATCTCGACATGCAATGTGATGGGTTCGTTGATACGTGGGTTTTCCACATCAGCTAGAATTGACATTAACTGCCATCGAACAAGCATAGCCCGTATTGGACGACTTACGTATACAAGGGTGTATCCAACAACATTAGTACAAAGTGATGGATCCACTATAATGATACGTTACCATGAACCTCGACAGATTATCAAG atgCCTATAGACATAACCACATTAACTGAGGCAGAACGTAGAAAACGGTTGGAGGCCCGAAAACCGAAGGTCAAG GTTTTGATTGATGATGATATAGAGGATGATTTCAACCTTGATAATTATCAGCATctgtggaagaaaaaataa